The following proteins come from a genomic window of Acanthopagrus latus isolate v.2019 chromosome 5, fAcaLat1.1, whole genome shotgun sequence:
- the ankrd13a gene encoding ankyrin repeat domain-containing protein 13A: MSTANVSEDISAKFPLHSAVWENDYRKLEEQITLPQNEIEAVDPRGRTPLHLAVSLGHLESVRVLLRHGAEVTKENSHNWTVLQEAVSTGDPEMVQLVLQRRDYLKASTALGGVPELLAKIRESPDFYMEMKWEFTSWIPLLSRVCPSDVCRIWKSGASLRVDATLLGFENMTWIRGRRSYIFRGDDSHAELMEVNHDDEVVDTERLNISQEMEDVTLESMQPAEQEIAKRLTTPIVNTYLDTKDIAFERTKAGIWGWRSDKTELVNGFEAKVFSVNNVNVVIRTRTEHLTDEEKARIKSERNILESLLGTVEQHISAQGDLTLEYATATNPTAITPEEYFDPDFDLGDRDIGRPIELSVRTQKFKGTLWMSEDHPLSLVEQVTPIIDLMARTSSHFARLRDFVTLKFPPGFPVKIEIPLFHVLNARITFGNVNKCSTEEEAKPTPAATPTSSGEDEEAAALPLFSVCPSVFEVPASYHRRGGSRHTPASNNDEELLQYAIHQSLLESRRAAGQEGSWDDADGEFPNVMPSSQSDRSIPEGVLVEYEVTPSPVSSTSASSTDTELRLAMELSARAQAEEERMRKQEEEELERILQLSLTEK, from the exons AATGAGATCGAGGCTGTGGATCCCAGAGGTCGGACGCCTCTGCACCTGGCCGTGTCCCTCGGCCACCTGGAGTCGGTTAGAGTCCTTCTCAGACACGGTGCTGAAGTGACGAAAGAAAACAGCCACAATTGGACAG TGCTGCAGGAGGCAGTCAGCACCGGAGATCCAGAGATGGTCCAGTTAGTGCTTCAACGCAGAGACTACCTCAAAGCCTCCACTGCTCTAGGAGGAGTGCCTGAGCTGCTGGCAAAGATCCGAGAG TCTCCAGACTTCTACATGGAAATGAAGTGGGAATTCACCAGTTGGA TCCCTCTTCTGTCCCGGGTTTGTCCAAGTGATGTTTGTCGCATTTGGAAAAGTGGCGCCAGCCTGCGAGTGGATGCCACTCTTCTGGGCTTTGAAAACATGACCTGGATCAGAGGGCGTAGAAGCTACATCTTCAGAGGAGATG ATTCTCATGCAGAGCTGATGGAGGTGAACCATGACGATGAAGTTGTGGACACTGAGCGCTTAAATATATCCCAAGAAATGGAGGATGTCACACTGGAGTCGATGCAGCCGGCTGAACAGGAAATTGCCAAAAGGTTGACGACCCCTATCGTCAACACCTACTTGGATACCAAGGATATTGCTTTTGAGAG AACCAAGGCTGGGATTTGGGGCTGGAGAAGTGACAAAACTGAATTGGTCAATGGATTTGAAGCAAAG GTTTTCAGTGTGAACAACGTAAATGTGGTGATCAGGACAAGGACGGAGCATCTCACAGACGAGGAAAAAGCCCGGATAAAAA GTGAAAGAAACATCTTGGAGTCTCTACTGGGGACCGTGGAGCAGCACATAAGTGCACAAGGG GACTTGACTCTTGAGTATGCGACTGCCACCAATCCCACTGCCATCACTCCAGAGGAATACTTTGATCCTGACTTTGACCTGGGGGACAGAGACATCGGGCGACCCATTGAACTGAGTGTTCGAACACAGAA ATTTAAAGGTACATTGTGGATGAGCGAAGATCATCCTCTGTCCCTGGTCGAGCAGGTGACCCCCATCATCGACCTCATGGCTCGGACCAGTTCCCATTTCGCGCGGCTACGAGACTTTGTAACCCTGAAATTTCCTCCCGGGTTTCCTGTTAAAATAG aGATTCCCCTGTTTCATGTGCTGAATGCCAGGATTACATTTGGTAATGTCAATAAATGCAGTACTGAAGAGGAGGCGAAGCCAACACCAGCAGCTACACCAACATCCtcaggagaagatgaagaagctgCAG cactgcctctgttttcagtgtgtccTTCAGTGTTTGAGGTGCCTGCCAGTTACCACCGGCGAGGAGGCAGCCGACACACGCCTGCGTCCAACAACgacgaggagctgctgcagtACGCCATCCACCAGAGTCTCCTGGAGTCTCGCCGAGCCGCGGGCCAG GAAGGGAGCTGGGATGATGCAGATGGGGAATTCCCCAATGTAATGCCCAGCAGCCAGAGTGACAG GAGCATCCCAGAGGGGGTGCTAGTGGAATACGAAGTCACCCCGAGTCCCGTCAGCTCCACTTCTGCCTCGAGCACCGACACAGAGCTCCGCCTGGCCATGGAGCTCTCCGCTCGAGCCCAAGcggaagaggagaggatgaggaagcaggaggaagaggagctggagaggataTTGCAGCTATCGCTTACCgagaagtaa